In a single window of the Methanofollis ethanolicus genome:
- a CDS encoding YkgJ family cysteine cluster protein → MDLHQKTLAPTDRFGRMIADIEAETDALLGYPDADLVRIIREVGFSCTCCGRCCTRELNDHVFLLDGDTEQVRTIDPSVLMPAPYFEFCDQNGIFYVSGYALRTRDDGTCVFLSEERRCTIYDRRMAICRVYPYMLHREEGEDGTVDWRQISGLNQHGEYYASIGEDEARKIACEVRAYEEAYLDQEVAFLRCLRDYFAANDLRHIQKVYDRQMALFRKGAPVPVRVYCRGAFEETTASCGDYGVASHRAGKVRRA, encoded by the coding sequence ATGGATCTTCACCAGAAAACTCTCGCCCCGACAGACCGGTTTGGCCGGATGATCGCCGACATCGAGGCTGAGACCGATGCGCTCCTCGGCTACCCTGATGCAGACCTCGTCCGCATCATCAGGGAGGTCGGGTTCTCCTGCACCTGCTGTGGCAGGTGCTGCACGCGGGAGCTTAACGACCATGTGTTTCTCCTCGATGGCGATACCGAGCAGGTGAGGACGATCGATCCTTCTGTCCTGATGCCCGCGCCGTACTTCGAGTTCTGTGATCAGAACGGGATTTTTTATGTCTCCGGCTATGCGTTGCGGACACGGGACGACGGGACATGCGTCTTTCTCTCTGAGGAGAGACGGTGCACCATCTATGACCGCCGGATGGCCATCTGCAGGGTATACCCCTACATGCTCCACCGCGAGGAGGGGGAGGACGGCACCGTGGACTGGCGGCAGATTAGCGGACTCAACCAGCACGGTGAGTACTATGCCTCGATCGGAGAGGATGAGGCGCGCAAGATCGCCTGTGAAGTAAGGGCCTATGAAGAGGCGTACCTCGATCAGGAAGTGGCGTTTCTCAGGTGCCTTCGGGACTACTTCGCCGCTAACGACCTGCGGCATATCCAGAAGGTCTATGACCGGCAGATGGCCTTATTCAGGAAGGGGGCGCCGGTGCCGGTGCGTGTCTACTGTCGGGGGGCATTCGAGGAGACGACGGCCTCCTGTGGGGATTATGGCGTGGCATCCCACAGGGCCGGGAAGGTCAGGCGTGCCTGA